In one window of Streptomyces sp. FXJ1.172 DNA:
- a CDS encoding acyl-CoA dehydrogenase family protein, which produces MSDRDPQPVERQLPTEEARDLLALVREIGRREIAPKAAEEEDAGRFPREVFTLLSESGLLGLPYDSEYGGGDQPYEVYLQVLEELAMARLTVGLGVSVHTLASYALATYGTKQQQVEHLPAMLGGGLLGAYCLSEPSSGSDAASLRTKAVRDGDQWVINGTKAWITHGGIADFYTVMARTGEDGPRGITAFLVPGDTPGLSGAVPEKKMGMKGSPTAQVHLDGVRVGDDRRIGEEGQGFFIALSALDSGRLGIAACAIGLAQAALDEAVAYATERRQFGHPIADFQGLRFMIADMATQVEAGRALYLAAARLRDAGKPFAKQAAMAKLHCTDAAMKVTTDAVQILGGYGYTADFPAERYMREAKVLQIVEGTNQIQRMVIARHVAGPEGR; this is translated from the coding sequence ATGTCCGACCGCGACCCGCAGCCGGTGGAGCGTCAACTGCCCACGGAAGAGGCGAGGGATCTGCTCGCGCTCGTCCGTGAGATCGGCCGGCGCGAGATCGCGCCGAAGGCCGCGGAGGAGGAGGACGCGGGACGCTTCCCGCGTGAGGTCTTCACCCTGCTCTCCGAATCCGGCCTGCTCGGCCTGCCGTACGACTCCGAGTACGGCGGCGGCGACCAGCCCTATGAGGTCTACCTCCAGGTCCTGGAGGAGCTGGCCATGGCCCGGCTCACCGTGGGCCTCGGCGTCAGCGTGCACACGCTCGCCTCGTACGCGCTCGCCACCTACGGCACCAAGCAGCAGCAGGTCGAGCACCTGCCCGCGATGCTCGGCGGCGGCCTGCTCGGCGCGTACTGCCTCTCCGAGCCGTCCTCCGGCTCCGACGCGGCCTCGCTGCGCACGAAGGCCGTGCGGGACGGCGACCAATGGGTGATCAACGGCACCAAGGCCTGGATCACGCACGGTGGCATCGCCGACTTCTACACCGTGATGGCCCGCACCGGCGAGGACGGCCCTCGCGGGATCACCGCCTTCCTGGTCCCCGGCGACACCCCCGGCCTGAGCGGGGCCGTGCCCGAGAAGAAGATGGGCATGAAGGGCTCACCGACCGCGCAGGTCCATCTCGACGGCGTCCGCGTCGGCGACGACCGGCGGATCGGCGAGGAGGGCCAGGGCTTCTTCATCGCCCTGTCCGCCCTCGACTCCGGACGGCTCGGCATCGCCGCCTGTGCCATAGGCCTCGCCCAGGCCGCCCTGGACGAGGCGGTCGCCTACGCCACCGAGCGCCGGCAGTTCGGCCACCCGATCGCCGACTTCCAGGGCCTGCGCTTCATGATCGCCGACATGGCCACCCAGGTCGAGGCGGGCCGCGCGCTCTACCTCGCGGCGGCCCGGCTGCGCGACGCCGGCAAGCCGTTCGCCAAACAGGCCGCGATGGCCAAGCTGCACTGCACCGACGCGGCCATGAAGGTCACGACCGACGCCGTGCAGATCCTCGGTGGCTACGGCTACACCGCCGACTTCCCGGCCGAGCGCTACATGCGCGAGGCCAAGGTCCTGCAGATCGTCGAGGGCACCAACCAGATCCAGCGGATGGTCATCGCCCGTCACGTGGCGGGACCCGAAGGTCGCTGA